The Teredinibacter sp. KSP-S5-2 genome includes a window with the following:
- a CDS encoding TlyA family RNA methyltransferase → MKSVRLDALLVNKALCHSRTHAQALISEGKVEVKIAGDWEICSKASKKIAEDAELKVSASDTQKYVSRAGLKLEAALRKADISLDGMCALDVGQSTGGFTDCLLQHGISKVVGVDVGHSQLVRALASDPRVFCYENINARELDFTHIRDAGIREFDLIVMDVSFISQTLILPRLIQFMKSGGHLISLVKPQFEVGPEGIGKGGMVKHSDLYQIVEEKIREAVTSLGLTVSNYFESVIKGGDGNTEFFIVCRSS, encoded by the coding sequence ATGAAATCCGTTAGACTGGACGCCCTTCTTGTAAACAAAGCCCTCTGCCATTCCCGAACCCATGCTCAGGCCCTAATTTCCGAAGGAAAAGTAGAAGTTAAGATAGCCGGTGATTGGGAAATCTGCAGCAAAGCATCAAAGAAAATCGCAGAAGACGCCGAACTTAAAGTAAGTGCCAGCGATACTCAAAAATATGTATCGAGAGCTGGCCTAAAACTCGAAGCTGCATTAAGAAAAGCTGATATCAGCCTTGATGGTATGTGTGCTCTGGATGTGGGTCAGTCTACCGGCGGGTTTACAGACTGTTTACTGCAGCATGGAATATCAAAAGTAGTGGGAGTCGATGTGGGTCATAGTCAATTGGTTAGAGCTCTGGCATCGGATCCCAGAGTATTTTGCTATGAGAATATTAATGCGCGCGAACTCGATTTTACCCATATACGTGATGCGGGAATCAGGGAGTTTGACCTTATTGTGATGGACGTTTCCTTCATATCACAAACCCTTATTCTGCCGCGATTGATCCAGTTTATGAAATCGGGCGGACACCTAATCAGCTTGGTGAAGCCCCAATTTGAAGTTGGGCCAGAGGGAATCGGTAAAGGGGGAATGGTGAAACATAGCGATCTCTACCAAATTGTTGAAGAAAAAATCAGAGAAGCGGTAACCTCTCTGGGCTTGACGGTGTCAAATTACTTCGAGAGTGTGATTAAAGGTGGCGATGGAAATACGGAATTTTTTATCGTTTGTCGTAGCTCATGA